A single Argentina anserina chromosome 7, drPotAnse1.1, whole genome shotgun sequence DNA region contains:
- the LOC126803411 gene encoding glutamate synthase 1 [NADH], chloroplastic isoform X1, which translates to MLAASSGSVLQLRTKPSGSSSVLASPQLNASPIARLGCGRATARSASKAVAKKFFGTRLRAVGSERLHLWRSDGPGRSPKLRVVVRSMLSAVPEKPQGLYDPAMDKDSCGVGFVAELSGESSRKTITDALEMLVRMTHRGACGCETNTGDGAGVLVAIPHDFYKEAAKEIGFELPALGEYAVGMLYLPTSQSRREESKNVFTKVAESLGHTVLGWRSVPTDNSDLGKSALQTEPVIEQVFLTPTPRSKVDLERQMYILRRVSMVAIRAALNLQHGGAKDFYICSLSSRTVVYKGQLKPEQLKNYYYADLGNERFTSYMALVHSRFSTNTFPSWDRAQPMRVIGHNGEINTLRGNVNWMKAREGLLKCTELGLSKNELKKLLPIVDASSSDSGAFDGVLELLVRAGRSLPEAIMMMIPEAWQNDKNMDPDKRALYEYFSSLMEPWDGPALISFTDGRYLGATLDRNGLRPGRFYVTHSGRVIMASEVGVVDVPPEDVCRKGRLNPGMMLLVDFENHKVVDDEALKKQYSLARPYGEWLKRQKIELKDIVDSVNESDRIPPSIAGVAPANNDDENMENMGVHGLLAPLKAFGYTVEALEMLLLPMAKDGVEALGSMGNDTPLAVMSNREKLTFEYFKQMFAQVTNPPIDPIREKVVTSMECMIGPEGDLTETTEEQCHRLSLKGPLVGIEEMEAIKKMNYRGWRCKVLDITYSKEHGRKGLEETLDRICAEAREAIKKGYTTLVLSDRAFSPKRVAVSSLLAVGAVHQHLVKNLERTRVGLIIESAEPREVHHFCTLVGFGADAICPYLAVEAIWRLQVDGKIPPRSNGTIYSKAELVKKYFKASNYGMQKVLAKMGISTLASYKGAQIFEALGLSSEVIERCFAGTPSRVEGATFEMLARDGLHPHDLAFPSRAYPPGSAEAMALPNPGDYHWRKGGEVHLNDPFAIAKLQEAARTNSVAAYKEYSKLIHQLNKACNLRGLLKFKSTGQQIHLDEVEPASEIVKRFCTGAMSYGSISLEAHTTLAIAMNKMGGKSNTGEGGEQPSRMEPLSDGSRNPKRSAIKQVASGRFGVSSYYLTNADELQIKMAQGAKPGEGGELPGHKVIGDIAVTRNSTAGVGLISPPPHHDIYSIEDLAQLIHDLKNANPGARISVKLVSEAGVGVVASGVVKGHADHVLIAGHDGGTGASRWTGIKNAGLPWELGLAETHQTLVANDLRGRTVLQTDGQLKTGRDVAIAALLGAEEFGFSTAPLITLGCIMMRKCHKNTCPVGIATQDPVLREKFAGEPEHVINFFFMVAEEVREIMAQLGFRTLNEMVGRSDMLEVDKEVTKDNEKLNNIDLSLLLRPAADIRPDAAQYCVQKQDHGLDMALDHKLISLSSSAIEKALPVYFETPVCNVNRAVGTMLSHEVTKRYNREGLPADTIHIKFNGSAGQSLGAFLCPGITLELEGDSNDYVGKGLSGGKIIVYPPKGSKFDPKENIVIGNVALYGATSGEAYFNGMAAERFCVRNSGARAVVEGVGDHGCEYMTGGTVVVLGKTGRNFAAGMSGGIAYVLDIDGLFLSRCNPELVDLEKVEEEEDMMTLKMMIQQHQRHTKSMLASEVLADFENLLPKFIKVIPREYKRALENLREEASKQAVEDADEEAEMQEEELELKQKDAFEELKKMASASLNGTSNQVEDAETLKRPTEVSKAVKHRGFISYEREGVQYRDPNVRMNDWNEVMEETKPGPLVNTQSARCMDCGTPFCHQENTGCPLGNKIPEFNELVYQNRWQEALERLLETNNFPEFTGRVCPAPCEGSCVLGIIENPVSIKSIECSIIDKAFEEGWMVPRPPVKRTGKKVAIVGSGPAGLAAADQLNRIGHTVTVYERADRIGGLMMYGVPNMKADKVDVVQRRVNLMAEEGVNFVVNANVGSDPAYSFDRLREDNNAIILAVGATKPRDLPVPGRELSGVHFAMEFLHANTKSLLDSKLENGNYISAKGKKVVVIGGGDTGTDCIGTSVRHGCTNVVNLELLPQPPQTRAPGNPWPQWPRIFRVDYGHAEVAAKFGKDPRTYEVLTKRFVGDENGVVKGLEIVRVKWEKDATGRFQFKEIEGSEEIIEADLVLLAMGFLGPEAAIAEKLGLECDNRSNFKADYGRFSTNVDGVFAAGDCRRGQSLVVWAISEGRQAAAQVDNYLCMEEVDHTNSSNGSPESDLLKQQHHFSKSQKTVASTP; encoded by the exons ATGTTGGCGGCGAGCTCCGGTTCCGTTCTCCAACTCCGAACCAAGCCTTCCGGTTCCTCCTCCGTCCTCGCTTCTCCTCAGCTCAATGCGTCGCCGATAGCGCGGCTCGGCTGCGGCAGAGCCACCGCGCGGTCCGCTTCCAAAGCTGTTGCGAAGAAGTTCTTCGGGACGCGGTTGAGGGCCGTCGGATCCGAGAGGCTCCACTTATGGCGATCCGACGGCCCCGGCCGCTCCCCGAAGCTCCGGGTGGTGGTCCGGTCCATGCTCTCCGCCGTGCCGGAGAAGCCGCAAGGCTTGTACGACCCGGCGATGGATAAGGACTCGTGCGGTGTCGGCTTTGTCGCGGAATTGTCCGGCGAAAGCAGCCGGAAAACG ATTACGGATGCTTTGGAAATGCTGGTGAGGATGACACATAGAGGAGCTTGTGGATGTGAAACCAACACTGGTGATGGAGCTGGTGTTCTTGTGGCGATTCCTCACGATTTCTATAAGGAg GCTGCCAAAGAAATTGGGTTTGAGCTTCCAGCACTTGGTGAGTATGCTGTTGGTATGCTCTACTTGCCGACATCTCAGAGTCGCAGGGAGGAGAGCAAAAATGTGTTTACAAAG GTTGCCGAGTCTCTTGGACATACCGTGCTCGGGTGGCGGTCTGTTCCAACTGACAACTCAGATTTGGGGAAGTCTGCTCTGCAGACAGAACCTGTCATTGAGCAAGTGTTCCTTACCCCAACTCCAAGGTCAAAAGTTGATCTCGAGCGCCAG ATGTATATACTTAGAAGGGTTTCAATGGTTGCCATCCGTGCTGCGTTAAACCTTCAACATGGTGGCGCTAAAGATTTCTACATATGTTCACTTTCATCGAG GACGGTTGTGTACAAGGGTCAGCTGAAACCCGAACAGCTGAAGAATTACTACTATGCAGATCTTGGCAATGAAAGGTTTACGAGCTACATGGCCCTG GTACATTCACGGTTCTCAACAAATACTTTTCCCAGCTGGGACCGTGCTCAGCCTATGCGTGTCATTGGCCACAATGGAGAAATCAACACCCTTAGAGGAAATGTTAACTG GATGAAGGCCCGTGAGGGACTGCTCAAGTGTACTGAACTTGGTTTATCAAAAAATGAATTGAAGAAGCTGTTACCGATTGTGGATGCCAGTTCTTCCGATTCAG GAGCATTTGATGGTGTCCTTGAGCTTCTGGTTCGAGCTGGTAGAAGCCTCCCCGAAGCTATTATGATGATGATTCCTGAAGCATGGCAAAATGACAAGAACATGGATCCTGATAAGAGAGCACTGTATGAGTATTTCTCATCTCTCATGGAGCCATGGGATGGGCCAGCCCTAATATCAT TTACTGATGGGCGCTATCTGGGAGCTACATTGGATCGGAATGGACTCAGACCAGGTCGCTTTTATGTCACCCACAGTGGACGAGTTATTATGGCGAGTGAAGTTGGGGTTGTAGATGTACCTCCAGAAGATGTCTGCAGGAAAGGAAGACTTAACCCTGGAATGATGCTTTTGGTGGATTTTGAGAATCATAAAGTGGTAGATGATGAAGCCTTGAAGAAGCAATATTCATTGGCAAGGCCGTACGGGGAGTGGCTTAAAAGGCAAAAGATTGAGCTCAAGGACATAGTTGATTCTGTTAATGAATCTGACAGGATCCCTCCATCCATAGCTGGAGTTGCTCCT GCAAATAATGATGATGAAAACATGGAAAACATGGGAGTCCATGGTTTGCTGGCACCATTGAAGGCTTTTGG CTACACAGTTGAAGCCTTAGAGATGTTATTGCTTCCTATGGCAAAAGATGGTGTAGAGGCTCTTGGTTCAATGGGGAATGATACCCCCTTGGCTGTTATGTCCAACAGAGAAAAACTTACATTTGAGTATTTTAAGCAAATGTTCGCTCAAGTGACAAACCCTCCAATTGATCCAATTAGAGAGAAGGTAGTCACTTCTATGGAATGTATGATCGGTCCAGAAGGTGATCTAACAGAAACCACTGAAGAACAATGCCACCGTCTCTCGCTCAAGGGTCCTCTTGTAGGCATTGAAGAAATGGAGgcaatcaagaaaatgaattatagAGGTTGGCGCTGTAAGGTTCTTGACATAACTTACTCCAAGGAACATGGTAGAAAGGGATTGGAGGAGACCTTAGATAGAATCTGTGCTGAGGCCCGTGAGGCAATTAAAAAGGGATACACGACCCTTGTGCTTTCAGACAGAG CCTTTTCCCCGAAACGAGTCGCCGTAAGCTCACTATTGGCTGTTGGTGCTGTTCATCAACATCTGGTTAAAAATCTCGAGCGAACTAGAGTAGGGTTGATAATTGAATCTGCTGAGCCACGTGAAGTACATCATTTCTGTACGTTAGTTGGATTTGGTGCCGATGCTATCTGCCCCTACCTGGCCGTAGAGGCCATTTGGAGATTGCAGGTCGATGGAAAGATCCCACCAAGGTCTAATGGTACAATATATTCCAAGGCCGAACTAGTTAAAAAGTACTTCAAAGCAAGCAACTATGGAATGCAGAAGGTTCTTGCTAAGATGGGCATATCTACTTTGGCCTCTTACAAGGGTGCACAGATTTTTGAAGCTCTTGGTCTTTCATCTGAAGTGATCGAGAGATGCTTTGCAGGAACTCCTAGTAGAGTCGAGGGTGCAACGTTTGAGATGCTTGCTCGCGATGGACTTCATCCGCATGATTTAGCATTCCCCTCTCGTGCTTATCCCCCTGGTAGCGCTGAAGCTATGGCACTACCAAATCCTGGGGATTATCATTGGAGGAAAGGCGGTGAGGTTCACCTAAATGATCCTTTTGCTATTGCCAAGCTTCAGGAGGCTGCCAGAACTAACAGTGTGGCGGCCTACAAAGAGTACTCCAAGCTCATTCATCAATTAAATAAAGCCTGCAATCTCCGTGGTCTTTTGAAATTTAAAAGCACAGGTCAGCAAATTCACTTGGATGAAGTAGAACCAGCCAGTGAGATTGTTAAACGGTTCTGTACTGGGGCAATGAGTTATGGATCAATATCATTGGAGGCACACACTACACTGGCTATTGCTATGAACAAAATGGGGGGAAAGTCAAATACAG GTGAGGGAGGTGAGCAGCCATCTCGTATGGAGCCTCTTTCTGATGGCTCGAGGAATCCAAAGAGAAGTGCAATCAAGCAGGTTGCAAGTGGGAGATTTGGAGTTTCAAGTTACTATCTTACAAATGCTGATgaacttcaaataaaaatgGCTCAG GGGGCCAAGCCTGGGGAAGGAGGCGAGCTTCCTGGTCACAAGGTTATCGGAGACATTGCTGTTACTAGGAATTCCACTGCTGGTGTGGGACTTATCAGTCCACCACCCCATCATGATATCTACTCGATTGAAGATCTTGCTCAATTAATTCATGATCTCAAG AATGCTAACCCAGGGGCTCGAATTAGTGTTAAGCTAGTATCTGAAGCTGGTGTAGGAGTAGTTGCCAGTGGAGTTGTGAAGGGGCATGCCGACCATGTTTTAATTGCCGGACATGATGGAGGCACTGGGGCTTCTAGATGGACTGGCATTAAGAATGCTGGGCTTCCATGGGAACTTGGCTTGGCTGAGACCCATCAGACCTTGGTTGCTAATGATCTTCGTGGTCGCACAGTTCTCCAGACAGACGGACAACTAAAAACTGGAAGAGATGTGGCCATAGCCGCACTTCTTGGTGCCGAAGAGTTTGGATTTAGCACGGCACCCCTAATAACCCTTGGCTGCATTATGATGCGGAAGTGCCACAAGAACACCTGTCCTGTAGGAATTGCCACCCAAGATCCAGTACTTCGTGAGAAGTTTGCTGGAGAACCAGAACATGTTATCAACTTTTTCTTCATGGTAGCTGAGGAGGTGAGAGAGATAATGGCACAACTTGGTTTTAGAACACTAAATGAAATGGTTGGTCGTTCAGATATGCTTGAAGTCGACAAAGAAGTTACTAAAGATAATGAGAAGCTGAACAATATTGACCTCTCCCTGTTGCTTAGACCTGCTGCCGACATTCGGCCTGATGCTGCACAATATTGTGTTCAGAAACAAGACCATGGGCTGGACATGGCCCTCGACCACAAACTTATTTCACTGTCCAGTTCTGCTATTGAGAAGGCTCTTCCTGTATACTTTGAAACTCCGGTGTGCAATGTGAACCGTGCTGTTGGAACGATGCTCAGTCATGAGGTGACCAAACGTTACAACAGGGAAGGGCTTCCTGCAGACACCATCCatatcaaattcaatggaaGTGCTGGCCAGAGTCTTGGAGCTTTCCTCTGCCCTGGCATCACGCTTGAGCTTGAGGGTGACAGCAATGATTATGTTGGGAAAGGATTGTCTGGTGGCAAAATTATAGTTTATCCCCCCAAGGGAAGCAAGTTTGACCCGAAAGAAAACATTGTTATTGGTAATGTAGCACTTTATGGTGCCACTAGTGGGGAGGCATATTTCAATGGAATGGCAGCAGAAAGATTCTGTGTTCGCAATTCGGGGGCTAGGGCAGTAGTTGAAGGTGTTGGTGACCATGGCTGTGAGTACATGACAGGTGGCACTGTTGTTGTGCTTGGAAAGACTGGTAGGAACTTTGCTGCTGGTATGAGCGGTGGTATAGCCTACGTTCTTGATATCGATGGACTGTTTTTGTCTCGATGCAATCCTGAGCTTGTTGATCTTGAGaaagttgaagaagaagaagatatgatGACTCTTAAAATGATGATACAACAGCACCAACGTCATACAAAAAGTATGCTGGCCAGTGAAGTATTGGCCGACTTTGAGAATCTTTTGCCTAAATTCATCAAGGTAATCCCCAGAGAGTACAAACGTGCACTTGAAAATCTGAGGGAGGAGGCCTCCAAGCAGGCAGTCGAAGATGCTGATGAAGAAGCTGAGATGCAAGAGGAGGAACTGGAACTAAAACAGAAAGATGCATTTGAAGAGCTTAAGAAGATGGCATCCGCATCTCTAAATGGGACTTCCAATCAGGTAGAAGATGCTGAGACGTTGAAGAGACCCACTGAGGTCAGCAAAGCTGTTAAACACCGGGGTTTCATCTCTTATGAGCGTGAAGGTGTGCAGTACAGGGATCCTAATGTTCGGATGAATGACTGGAATGAAGTTATGGAGGAAACTAAACCTGGCCCACTTGTGAATACTCAGTCTGCCCGTTGTATGGACTGTGGCACCCCTTTCTGCCATCAG GAGAATACTGGGTGTCCTCTTGGAAACAAAATACCCGAGTTCAATGAGTTGGTGTACCAGAATAGGTGGCAGGAAGCACTAGAGAGACTTCTTGAGACAAATAATTTCCCCGAGTTTACTGGTCGAGTGTGTCCGGCACCATGTGAAGGTTCATGTGTTCTGGGTATAATTGAGAATCCTGTCTCTATCAAAAGCATTGAATGTTCCATCATAGACAAGGCTTTTGAGGAAGGTTGGATGGTGCCACGGCCTCCTGTCAAGAGAACTgg GAAAAAGGTCGCCATTGTTGGAAGTGGGCCTGCTGGGCTAGCTGCTGCAGATCAACTAAACAGAATAGGTCACACAGTGACAGTTTATGAGCGTGCTGATAGAATTGGAGGGCTTATGATGTATGGAGTGCCTAATATGAAGGCTGATAAAGTTGATGTAGTCCAACGGCGTGTTAACCTTATGGCGGAGGAAGGTGTCAACTTTGTGGTCAATGCTAATGTTGGAAGTGATCCTGCCTACTCATTTGACCGCCTTCGGGAGGACAACAATGCAATTATTTTGGCCGTAGGCGCAACTAAACCAAG GGACCTACCCGTGCCAGGACGAGAGCTATCCGGAGTACATTTCGCTATGGAGTTTCTTCATGCAAACACCAAAAGCTTGCTTGATAGCAAACTCGAGAATGGCAACTACATTTCTGCCAAGGGTAAAAAGGTTGTGGTCATTGGTGGAGGTGACACTGGCACTGATTGCATTGGAACCTCTGTTCGCCATGGCTGTACTAATGTCGTAAATTTAGAGCTTCTCCCTCAGCCACCACAAACAAGGGCTCCAGGAAACCCTTGGCCACAG TGGCCTCGTATATTCAGAGTAGATTATGGGCACGCAGAAGTTGCAGCCAAGTTTGGCAAAGATCCAAGAACTTATGAGGTGCTGACCAAGAGGTTTGTGGGAGATGAGAATGGGGTTGTGAAAGGACTTGAGATAGTACGTGTCAAATGGGAGAAGGATGCTACTGGCAGGTTCCAATTTAAGGAAATCGAGGGCTCTGAGGAGATCATTGAGGCGGACCTTGTCCTTCTTGCAATGGGGTTCCTTGGACCCGAGGCG GCAATTGCAGAGAAGTTGGGTCTGGAGTGCGACAACCGCTCAAACTTCAAGGCAGATTACGGTCGCTTCTCAACCAATGTGGATGGGGTCTTTGCCGCTGGGGACTGCCGCCGTGGTCAATCCCTGGTTGTGTGGGCAATCTCAGAGGGACGGCAAGCAGCTGCTCAGGTCGACAACTACCTATGCATGGAAGAAGTAGACCACACAAACAGCAGCAATGGGAGCCCTGAATCTGATCTCTTGAAGCAGCAGCATCATTTCAGCAAGAGTCAAAAGACAGTGGCAAGCACTCCATAG